From Salvia splendens isolate huo1 chromosome 16, SspV2, whole genome shotgun sequence, a single genomic window includes:
- the LOC121772687 gene encoding uncharacterized protein LOC121772687: MRKRDLAILMLSAFAIFFSLQHEGDFSFKEAWFHLSDEYPIKYEGDRLPPPIVADLNGDGKKEVLIATHDAKIQVLEPHSRRVDEGFSEALVLAEVSLLPDKTRIATGRRAVAMATGVIEKTYNKRVARKQVLVVVTSGWSVMCFDHNLKKLWEENLQKDFPHNAHHREIAISVSNYTLRHGDAGLVIVGGRMEMQPHVHIDPFEEIEMAEKRAEDHRRSATEKDESENAGTVDLRHFAVYAFSGRSGELRWTRKKENIDAQTSDAAQLIPQHNYKLDVHALNTRHPGEFECREFRESILGVMPHHWERREDTVLMLAHFRRHKRKTLKKLPGKSTNYPLHKPEEKQSPGKDVTKKISNAIEKTVNMAKSAKTKKNMPYIPTITNYTQLWWVPNVVVAHEKEGIEAVHLASWRTLCKLHLQEGGLHADINGDGVLDHVQVVGANGAEQTVVSGSIEVLRPCWAVATSGVPVREQLFNASICHHAPFNLFQHGEFSRGFGRHTDLSSLEVAAPILIPTNDGHKHRKGSHGDVIFLTNRGEVTSYSPGLHGHDAIWNWQLLTGATWSNLPSPSGISESTVIPTLKPFPLRQHDNQDLILAAGDQEAVVLSPGGALLTSVNLPAPPTHSLVCDDFSNDGLTDLILVTSSGVYGFVQTRQPGALFFSTLVGCLIIVMGVLFVSQYLNSGKGKPRLSSQQL, encoded by the exons ATGAGGAAGCGAGATTTAGCAATCCTGATGCTCTCAGCTTTCGcgattttcttctctctccag CACGAGGGTGATTTCTCGTTCAAAGAGGCGTGGTTCCATCTTTCCGATGAGTATCCGATAAAGTACGAGGGCGACCGCCTCCCGCCGCCGATTGTCGCCGATCTGAACGGCGATGGGAAGAAGGAGGTTCTCATAGCCACGCACGATGCAAAAATTCAG GTTTTGGAACCTCATTCAAGACGTGTGGACGAAGGGTTTAGTGAAGCACTAGTGCTGGCAGAGGTCTCTCTTTTACCTGACAAAACCCGCATAGCTACTGGGAGGCGTGCTGTGGCAATGGCTACTGGAGTTATTGAAAAAACATACAACAAAAGGGTAGCACGAAAGCAGGTCTTAGTTGTTGTGACATCAGGGTGGTCTGTCATGTGCTTCGACCACAACCTCAAGAAGTTATGGGAAGAAAATCTGCAG AAGGATTTTCCGCATAATGCTCATCACAGGGAGATTGCTATCTCGGTTAGTAATTATACATTGAGGCATGGAGATGCTGGCTTGGTGATTGTTGGTGGGAGAATGGAGATGCAGCCTCAT GTGCATATTGATCCTTTTGAGGAGATTGAGATGGCTGAGAAAAGAGCTGAGGATCACAGAAGAAGTGCCACTGAAAAGGAT GAGTCTGAAAATGCAGGAACGGTAGATTTACGACACTTTGCTGTTTATGCTTTTTCTGGCCGGAGTGGTGAACTGCGGTGGACCAGGAAAAAAGAG AACATTGATGCGCAGACATCTGATGCAGCACAATTGATTCCACAGCACAACTACAAGCTCGACGTCCATGCATTAAATACCCGTCATCCTGGAGAG TTTGAATGCAGGGAGTTTAGAGAATCCATTCTAGGGGTCATGCCACATCATTGG GAACGCCGGGAAGACACTGTACTAATGCTGGCACATTTCAGGCGTCACAAGAGGAAAACACTGAAGAAATTACCTGGCAAGTCAACTAACTACCCTTTGCACAAGCCTGAAGAAAAGCAATCTCCTGGAAAGGATGTGACGAAAAAGATCTCCAATGCCATTGAAAAGACAGTTAACATGGCTAAATCAGCAAAAACAAAGAAA AATATGCCTTATATACCTACTATAACAAATTACACTCAGTTGTGGTGGGTACCTAATGTTGTTGTTGCTCATGAGAAGGAAGGGATTGAAGCTGTTCATCTGGCATCTTGGCGCACACTATGTAAG CTGCATCTTCAAGAAGGTGGACTTCATGCTGATATTAATGGAGATGGTGTCCTAGATCATGTTCAG GTGGTTGGGGCGAATGGTGCTGAGCAGACTGTTGTGAGTGGATCTATTGAAGTGCTGCGCCCCTGTTGGGCTGTTGCTACATCAGGCGTCCCAGTTCGGGAACAACTTTTCAATGCCTCTATATGTCATCACGCTCCTTTTAATCTATTCCAACATGGGGAGTTCTCCAGAGGTTTTGGTCGACATACAGATTTGAGTTCTTTGGAGGTTGCAGCACCCATTCTGATCCCCACAAATGACGGCCACAAGCATCGCAAGGGAAGCCACGGTGATGTCATCTTCCTAACAAATCGAGGCGAG GTTACATCATACTCTCCAGGCTTGCATGGACATGATGCCATCTGGAATTGGCAACTCCTGACAGGCGCTACATGGTCAAACCTTCCATCTCCATCTGGGATTAGTGAATCTACTGTCATCCCCACACTAAAGCCATTTCCACTGCGCCAACACGACAACCAGGATTTGATTCTTGCAGCAGGGGATCAAGAAGCCGTTGTGCTATCTCCTGGAGGAGCATTGCTGACAAGTGTGAATCTCCCTGCACCTCCGACACACTCTTTGGTTTGCGATGATTTCTCAAACGACGGGCTGACAGATCTCATTCTCGTGACCTCTAGTGGGGTGTATGGTTTTGTCCAGACGAGACAGCCAGGCGCTTTATTCTTCAGCACGCTCGTGGGCTGCCTCATCATCGTGATGGGGGTGCTCTTCGTCTCCCAATACCTAAATTCTGGCAAGGGAAAGCCCCGTCTTTCGTCGCAGCAACTCTAG